A section of the Osmia lignaria lignaria isolate PbOS001 chromosome 16, iyOsmLign1, whole genome shotgun sequence genome encodes:
- the LOC117600939 gene encoding acylphosphatase-2 produces MAADDPLRNEPLISVEFEVFGKVQGVYFPKYVKDISLELGICGWVKNSKTGTILGKMQGPRALIDQMAQWLTKVGSPGSEIHHCEFTNWEGISRLQYKGFVIRF; encoded by the exons ATGGCAGCGGACGACCCCCTTCGAAACGAGCCATTAATTTCCGTTGAATTCGAGGTCTTTGGCAAGGTGCAGG GTGTATACTTTCCAAAATACGTGAAAGATATATCCCTAGAATTGGGAATTTGCGGTTGGGTGAAGAACAGCAAAACCGGCACGATACTAGGAAAAATGCAGGGACCACGTGCGCTCATCGATCAGAT GGCACAATGGCTAACGAAAGTGGGCAGTCCAGGAAGTGAGATCCACCACTGCGAATTCACAAATTGGGAAGGCATTTCTAGGCTACAGTATAAAGGATTTGTTATACGTTTTTAG
- the Rab3-GAP gene encoding rab3 GTPase activating protein isoform X2, with protein sequence MFFSEWITSVICLPLLSLGKVSSGTNPDWTCIIVGFNTGYVRFYTETGALLLGEQLHSEPVVGLKCQSFRSPKHAGDAGLAEEVHITYNTVVCVLQGFSLFSTLRACRNHLARVQANCDDLPPVTNLSYKKWGYKSQDIVNDSEVIGTTSVNSFDHLMIASICGGYNASYRSSAPQHNLVIATGKRPFVGFHYALEGGSAPVLSDVAIAMANKLANAIGTAVPWLPLNWGNSKHQPSLEMAKTNVHEPVEPMTCRFGLSDITREGYSIVSSPNKMLSVILDAMGRVILVDNRCGIAIRMWKGYRDAQCGWIEVEEEKHPGMRKEFNKFKQTSQLRSALFLVIYAPKKGVIDIWSTQQGPKITTFTASKHGRLLYINYGLFGINDNVYLSKNKPQYSCVFMDPLGGLKEITVPFHFALNNKSGKKARDIHLLKKLKTFLREEEFDDEKLVSEIENMCSDLKTNEIRIQTIEMLMSNKNIIPDALLVAANCFIKKLNEYDKEEMEPTAKTVYLLSSQLQQVIQFYKHIKLQFDASIYDSSTVSDNDNDLNNRDLAAILLTSEKEVNRIFELFNSVNSFKCSNVKTENKVKFKEDNKLFLDFLSCFEFGASGLIDMKKGIETERKYQISQLMYHGCMHLNDNIATWKEAATSSNIQPFVLMELALIYWLNQEKHTYLRDELKQFTQLVIAICSITNIEKICAENNETSLWWKNVRNILSESMNPFNSLCAAVMCRAVAMCLEKYKEKCISKTQDDNGNEEKEDIKDETDLDEVNRLKDSIMSNLKVDDDIYNLTNEWENVTNDSCQFTLLIGNLEDITILDAIVSQQPLSDTTTQFLALPFTKFNISLSSVLSKGKGSVSEIVAKWIVSTGIDPALLVDTTDTEFDQMKLTNNSFDRLNMSDETSSADLKQDSETSISVPIETEKEVKTDTTACTCILERIKLLKRHFPYSLTSSVLLANVCWEFAMSWNKDISQLNSLEAALSVLQQIPLKHMKHGVCCLLWSVHVKKRMESVAKLINKLGKLPKERLCLQEIGLSDVQTITFLQNCVAFLEIFVDSEVLEAGENTIIKTEELWEGCNSGPQPFAALAIFQTPAWYDLIMLHVQLANVLYMMAHFNLKVTKPLNNLFESVVQPYFFQTMTDKVMLTWYRDDKRDNLRTEFLCRVISASMDFIHQEIVDGNISSTQAIQWMSKCQTLASIWKINNDQLRIHQVCQLYVNGFDRLADEVVAAVNDTERLAADLLPIAGRRMMAYLSKTPDLLEEVSRISPTLTKYLESLNVTEVICTNCSNDDTVELIRRVSRHLPEDHSEYRLAQLMLDATFIYEGTT encoded by the exons A TGTTTTTTAGTGAATGGATAACATCTGTAATATGTTTGCCTTTATTATCATTGGGGAAAGTTAGCAGTGGCACTAATCCAGATTGGACATGTATTATAGTTGGCTTTAATACCGGTTATGTTAGATTTTATACTGAA acAGGTGCATTATTATTAGGAGAGCAACTACATAGTGAGCCAGTAGTAGGATTAAAATGTCAATCATTTCGTTCACCTAAACATGCAGGTGATGCTGGTTTAGCTGAAGAAGTACATATAACTTACAATACTGTTGTATGTGTCTTACAAGGTTTCTCTTTGTTTTCAACATTAAGAGCTTGTAGAAATCATTTAGCTAGag TACAAGCAAATTGTGATGATTTACCACCAGTTACGAATTTATCATATAAGAAGTGGGGCTATAAAAGTCAGGATATTGTCAATGATTCAGAAGTGATTGGCACTACTTCTGTGAATAGTTTTGATCATTTAATGATAGCTTCTATTTGTGGTGGATATAACGCATCTTACAGATCTAGTGCTCCTCAACATAATTTGGTTATTGCAACGGGTAAACGACCGTTCGTTGGTTTTCACTATGCATTAGAAGGTGGTTCAGCACCGGTGCTATCGGATGTTGCAATCGCAATGGCCAACAAGTTAGCGAATGCTATAGGAACCGCTGTTCC tTGGCTTCCTCTTAATTGGGGCAACTCGAAACATCAACCATCCCTTGAAATGGCGAAGACTAATGTTCATGAACCAGTTGAGCCAATGACTTGTAGGTTTGGTTTGAGCGATATAACTCGAGAGGGTTACTCGATAGTATCTAGCCCGAATAAAATGTTATCCGTGATATTAGATGCAATGGGTAGAGTGATATTAGTAGATAATAGATGTGGTATAGCGATTAGAATGTGGAAGGGTTACCGGGATGCTCAATGTGGATGGATTGaagtagaggaagaaaaacaccCCGGAATGCGCAAGGAGttcaataaatttaaacaaacaTCACAGTTACGTTCAGCACTATTCTTAGTTATTTATGCTCCGAAAAAGGGGGTAATAGATATTTGGAGCACTCAACAAGGCCCTAAGATTACTACATTTACAGCAAGTAAACACGGGCGACTACTATATATCAATTATGGACTTTTTGGAATAAACGATAATGTATATCTATCAAAAAATAAACCACAATATTCTTGCGTTTTTATGGATCCGCTTGGGGGATTAAAAGAAATAACAGTTCCATTTCATTTTGCTCTTAATAATAAAAGTGGGAAAAAGGCTCGTGATATACATTTgcttaagaaattaaaaacgtTCTTACGAGAAGAAGAATTCGATGACGAGAAATTAGTGTCAGAAATTGAGAATATGTGTTCCGATTTAAAAACTAATGAAATTAGAATACAAACAATAGAAATGTTAAtgtcgaataaaaatattatacctGATGCTTTGCTTGTAGCAGCAaattgtttcattaaaaaattaaacgaatACG ACAAAGAAGAGATGGAACCTACAGCTAAAACAGTTTACTTATTATCATCACAGTTGCAACAAGtcattcaattttataaacatatTAAACTTCAGTTTGATGCTTCGATATATGACAGTAGTACCGttagtgataatgataatgatttgAACAATAGAGACTTAGCCGCTATTTTACTAACGTCTGAAAAAGAAGTGAATAGAATTTTCGAATTGTTTAACTCGGTGAATAGTTTTAAATGTTCTAATgttaaaacagaaaataaagtaaaattcaaAGAAGATAATAAACTTTTCTTGGACTTTTTGTCATGTTTTGAATTTGGAGCTTCGGGATTGATAGATATGAAAAAAGGCATAGAAACAGAAAGGAAATATCAAATTT CTCAGTTAATGTATCACGGATGTATGCATTTGAATGACAACATTGCAACATGGAAAGAAGCTGCTACAAGCAGTAATATACAGCCATTTGTTTTAATGGAATTAGCTTTAATTTACTGGCTTAATCAGGAAAAGCATACATATTTAAGggatgaattaaaacagtttacaCAACTCGTAATTGCAATTTGTTCAATAACCA ATATCGAAAAAATATGtgcagaaaataatgaaacatcTCTATGGTGGAAAAATGTTCGTAATATTCTTTCGGAATCAATGAATCCATTTAATTCACTTTGTGCTGCTGTAATGTGCAGGGCTGTTGCTATGTGTTTAGAGAagtataaagaaaaatgtatcagTAAAACTCAAGATGATAATGGTAATGAGGAGAAAGAAGATATCAAAGATGAAACTGATTTAGACGAAGTAAATCGATTAAAAGATTCTATTATGAGTAATTTGAAGGTGGATGACGATATATATAATTTAACAAACGAGTGGGAAAATGTTACTAATGATAGTTGTCAATTCACGTTGCTTATTGGTAATCTTGAGGATATTACAATTTTAGATGCTATTGTAAG CCAGCAGCCTCTATCAGATACAACAACACAGTTTCTTGCATTgccatttacaaaatttaatatttctttaagcTCAGTTCTCTCAAAGGGAAAAG gTTCTGTGTCAGAAATTGTTGCAAAATGGATTGTTTCTACTGGTATTGACCCAGCTCTACTAGTAGATACAACGGACACCGAGTTTGATCAGatgaaattaacaaataattctTTTGATAGATTAAATATGTCAGATGAAACTAGTAGTGCTGATTTGAAACAAGATTCAGAAACGTCAATCTCAGTACCTATTGAAACCGAAAAGGAAGTGAAAACTGACACAACTGCTTGTACATGCATTTTAG aaaggattaaattattgaaacgTCATTTTCCATATAGTTTGACAAGTAGTGTTCTATTAGCGAATGTGTGTTGGGAATTTGCAATGTCATGGAATAAGGACATTTCGCAACTAAACTCTCTCGAAGCTGCGTTATCCGTTTTACAACAAATACCACTGAAACACATGAAACATG gTGTATGTTGTCTCTTATGGTCAGTTCATGTAAAAAAGCGAATGGAATcagttgcaaaattaattaacaagctTGGGAAATTACCAAAGGAGAGGTTGTGTTTACAGGAGATTGGTTTATCCGATGTACaaacaattacatttttacaaaaCTGTGTTgcatttttagaaatatttgttgAT TCTGAAGTACTTGAAGCAGGTGAAAATACTATAATTAAGACAGAGGAATTATGGGAGGGATGTAATTCTGGTCCACAACCATTTGCAGCATTAGCTATTTTTCAAACACCTGCTTGGTATGATTTAATAATGTTACATGTACAGTTAGCTAACGTCTTGTACATGATGgcacattttaatttaaaagtaaCAAAACCATTGAATAATCTGTTTGAATCTGTG GTGCAAccatatttttttcaaacaatGACAGATAAAGTAATGCTTACATGGTATAGAGATGACAAAAGAGATAATTTAAGAACAGAATTTTTATGTCGAGTTATTTCTGCGTCAATGGATTTTATTCACCAAGAAATAGTAGATGGTAACATAAGTTCCACTCAAGCTATTCAATGGATGAGTAAATGTCAAACATTAGCATCTATTTGGAAAATTAACAATGATCAATTAAGGATACATCAAGTTTGTCAATTATACGTGAACGGTTTTGACCGATTAGCGGATGAG GTTGTTGCAGCTGTAAATGATACCGAGAGATTAGCAGCTGATCTTTTGCCAATAGCTGGAAGACGAATGATGGCATATCTTTCAAAAACTCCTGATCTATTAGAGGAAGTTTCCCGTATAAGTCCTACGCTAACTAAATATCTAGAAAGTTTA AATGTAACCGAGGTGATTTGTACAAATTGTTCAAACGATGATACTGTTGAATTAATACGAAGAGTTTCTAGACATTTGCCCGAAGACCATTCTGAATATCGTCTTGCGCAGTTGATGTTAGATGCGACGTTTATTTATGAGGGTACAACATGA
- the Rab3-GAP gene encoding rab3 GTPase activating protein isoform X1, whose translation MSCQIKGIANLTNTNNIKELLFGDSTTKFDIPQNELPLQDCFISLSSTGDVLTMAYNTKMIILISRWDSLEVEETKNKFHMIWYGEITKEPNEWITSVICLPLLSLGKVSSGTNPDWTCIIVGFNTGYVRFYTETGALLLGEQLHSEPVVGLKCQSFRSPKHAGDAGLAEEVHITYNTVVCVLQGFSLFSTLRACRNHLARVQANCDDLPPVTNLSYKKWGYKSQDIVNDSEVIGTTSVNSFDHLMIASICGGYNASYRSSAPQHNLVIATGKRPFVGFHYALEGGSAPVLSDVAIAMANKLANAIGTAVPWLPLNWGNSKHQPSLEMAKTNVHEPVEPMTCRFGLSDITREGYSIVSSPNKMLSVILDAMGRVILVDNRCGIAIRMWKGYRDAQCGWIEVEEEKHPGMRKEFNKFKQTSQLRSALFLVIYAPKKGVIDIWSTQQGPKITTFTASKHGRLLYINYGLFGINDNVYLSKNKPQYSCVFMDPLGGLKEITVPFHFALNNKSGKKARDIHLLKKLKTFLREEEFDDEKLVSEIENMCSDLKTNEIRIQTIEMLMSNKNIIPDALLVAANCFIKKLNEYDKEEMEPTAKTVYLLSSQLQQVIQFYKHIKLQFDASIYDSSTVSDNDNDLNNRDLAAILLTSEKEVNRIFELFNSVNSFKCSNVKTENKVKFKEDNKLFLDFLSCFEFGASGLIDMKKGIETERKYQISQLMYHGCMHLNDNIATWKEAATSSNIQPFVLMELALIYWLNQEKHTYLRDELKQFTQLVIAICSITNIEKICAENNETSLWWKNVRNILSESMNPFNSLCAAVMCRAVAMCLEKYKEKCISKTQDDNGNEEKEDIKDETDLDEVNRLKDSIMSNLKVDDDIYNLTNEWENVTNDSCQFTLLIGNLEDITILDAIVSQQPLSDTTTQFLALPFTKFNISLSSVLSKGKGSVSEIVAKWIVSTGIDPALLVDTTDTEFDQMKLTNNSFDRLNMSDETSSADLKQDSETSISVPIETEKEVKTDTTACTCILERIKLLKRHFPYSLTSSVLLANVCWEFAMSWNKDISQLNSLEAALSVLQQIPLKHMKHGVCCLLWSVHVKKRMESVAKLINKLGKLPKERLCLQEIGLSDVQTITFLQNCVAFLEIFVDSEVLEAGENTIIKTEELWEGCNSGPQPFAALAIFQTPAWYDLIMLHVQLANVLYMMAHFNLKVTKPLNNLFESVVQPYFFQTMTDKVMLTWYRDDKRDNLRTEFLCRVISASMDFIHQEIVDGNISSTQAIQWMSKCQTLASIWKINNDQLRIHQVCQLYVNGFDRLADEVVAAVNDTERLAADLLPIAGRRMMAYLSKTPDLLEEVSRISPTLTKYLESLNVTEVICTNCSNDDTVELIRRVSRHLPEDHSEYRLAQLMLDATFIYEGTT comes from the exons CATTCCACAAAATGAGTTGCCACTTCAGGATTGTTTCATATCATTATCATCGACTGGAGATGTTCTTACTATGGCATATAATACAAAGAtgattatattaattt cAAGGTGGGATTCTTTAGAAGTGGAGGAGACAAAGAACAAATTTCATATGATATGGTATGGTGAAATAACAAAAGAACCAAA TGAATGGATAACATCTGTAATATGTTTGCCTTTATTATCATTGGGGAAAGTTAGCAGTGGCACTAATCCAGATTGGACATGTATTATAGTTGGCTTTAATACCGGTTATGTTAGATTTTATACTGAA acAGGTGCATTATTATTAGGAGAGCAACTACATAGTGAGCCAGTAGTAGGATTAAAATGTCAATCATTTCGTTCACCTAAACATGCAGGTGATGCTGGTTTAGCTGAAGAAGTACATATAACTTACAATACTGTTGTATGTGTCTTACAAGGTTTCTCTTTGTTTTCAACATTAAGAGCTTGTAGAAATCATTTAGCTAGag TACAAGCAAATTGTGATGATTTACCACCAGTTACGAATTTATCATATAAGAAGTGGGGCTATAAAAGTCAGGATATTGTCAATGATTCAGAAGTGATTGGCACTACTTCTGTGAATAGTTTTGATCATTTAATGATAGCTTCTATTTGTGGTGGATATAACGCATCTTACAGATCTAGTGCTCCTCAACATAATTTGGTTATTGCAACGGGTAAACGACCGTTCGTTGGTTTTCACTATGCATTAGAAGGTGGTTCAGCACCGGTGCTATCGGATGTTGCAATCGCAATGGCCAACAAGTTAGCGAATGCTATAGGAACCGCTGTTCC tTGGCTTCCTCTTAATTGGGGCAACTCGAAACATCAACCATCCCTTGAAATGGCGAAGACTAATGTTCATGAACCAGTTGAGCCAATGACTTGTAGGTTTGGTTTGAGCGATATAACTCGAGAGGGTTACTCGATAGTATCTAGCCCGAATAAAATGTTATCCGTGATATTAGATGCAATGGGTAGAGTGATATTAGTAGATAATAGATGTGGTATAGCGATTAGAATGTGGAAGGGTTACCGGGATGCTCAATGTGGATGGATTGaagtagaggaagaaaaacaccCCGGAATGCGCAAGGAGttcaataaatttaaacaaacaTCACAGTTACGTTCAGCACTATTCTTAGTTATTTATGCTCCGAAAAAGGGGGTAATAGATATTTGGAGCACTCAACAAGGCCCTAAGATTACTACATTTACAGCAAGTAAACACGGGCGACTACTATATATCAATTATGGACTTTTTGGAATAAACGATAATGTATATCTATCAAAAAATAAACCACAATATTCTTGCGTTTTTATGGATCCGCTTGGGGGATTAAAAGAAATAACAGTTCCATTTCATTTTGCTCTTAATAATAAAAGTGGGAAAAAGGCTCGTGATATACATTTgcttaagaaattaaaaacgtTCTTACGAGAAGAAGAATTCGATGACGAGAAATTAGTGTCAGAAATTGAGAATATGTGTTCCGATTTAAAAACTAATGAAATTAGAATACAAACAATAGAAATGTTAAtgtcgaataaaaatattatacctGATGCTTTGCTTGTAGCAGCAaattgtttcattaaaaaattaaacgaatACG ACAAAGAAGAGATGGAACCTACAGCTAAAACAGTTTACTTATTATCATCACAGTTGCAACAAGtcattcaattttataaacatatTAAACTTCAGTTTGATGCTTCGATATATGACAGTAGTACCGttagtgataatgataatgatttgAACAATAGAGACTTAGCCGCTATTTTACTAACGTCTGAAAAAGAAGTGAATAGAATTTTCGAATTGTTTAACTCGGTGAATAGTTTTAAATGTTCTAATgttaaaacagaaaataaagtaaaattcaaAGAAGATAATAAACTTTTCTTGGACTTTTTGTCATGTTTTGAATTTGGAGCTTCGGGATTGATAGATATGAAAAAAGGCATAGAAACAGAAAGGAAATATCAAATTT CTCAGTTAATGTATCACGGATGTATGCATTTGAATGACAACATTGCAACATGGAAAGAAGCTGCTACAAGCAGTAATATACAGCCATTTGTTTTAATGGAATTAGCTTTAATTTACTGGCTTAATCAGGAAAAGCATACATATTTAAGggatgaattaaaacagtttacaCAACTCGTAATTGCAATTTGTTCAATAACCA ATATCGAAAAAATATGtgcagaaaataatgaaacatcTCTATGGTGGAAAAATGTTCGTAATATTCTTTCGGAATCAATGAATCCATTTAATTCACTTTGTGCTGCTGTAATGTGCAGGGCTGTTGCTATGTGTTTAGAGAagtataaagaaaaatgtatcagTAAAACTCAAGATGATAATGGTAATGAGGAGAAAGAAGATATCAAAGATGAAACTGATTTAGACGAAGTAAATCGATTAAAAGATTCTATTATGAGTAATTTGAAGGTGGATGACGATATATATAATTTAACAAACGAGTGGGAAAATGTTACTAATGATAGTTGTCAATTCACGTTGCTTATTGGTAATCTTGAGGATATTACAATTTTAGATGCTATTGTAAG CCAGCAGCCTCTATCAGATACAACAACACAGTTTCTTGCATTgccatttacaaaatttaatatttctttaagcTCAGTTCTCTCAAAGGGAAAAG gTTCTGTGTCAGAAATTGTTGCAAAATGGATTGTTTCTACTGGTATTGACCCAGCTCTACTAGTAGATACAACGGACACCGAGTTTGATCAGatgaaattaacaaataattctTTTGATAGATTAAATATGTCAGATGAAACTAGTAGTGCTGATTTGAAACAAGATTCAGAAACGTCAATCTCAGTACCTATTGAAACCGAAAAGGAAGTGAAAACTGACACAACTGCTTGTACATGCATTTTAG aaaggattaaattattgaaacgTCATTTTCCATATAGTTTGACAAGTAGTGTTCTATTAGCGAATGTGTGTTGGGAATTTGCAATGTCATGGAATAAGGACATTTCGCAACTAAACTCTCTCGAAGCTGCGTTATCCGTTTTACAACAAATACCACTGAAACACATGAAACATG gTGTATGTTGTCTCTTATGGTCAGTTCATGTAAAAAAGCGAATGGAATcagttgcaaaattaattaacaagctTGGGAAATTACCAAAGGAGAGGTTGTGTTTACAGGAGATTGGTTTATCCGATGTACaaacaattacatttttacaaaaCTGTGTTgcatttttagaaatatttgttgAT TCTGAAGTACTTGAAGCAGGTGAAAATACTATAATTAAGACAGAGGAATTATGGGAGGGATGTAATTCTGGTCCACAACCATTTGCAGCATTAGCTATTTTTCAAACACCTGCTTGGTATGATTTAATAATGTTACATGTACAGTTAGCTAACGTCTTGTACATGATGgcacattttaatttaaaagtaaCAAAACCATTGAATAATCTGTTTGAATCTGTG GTGCAAccatatttttttcaaacaatGACAGATAAAGTAATGCTTACATGGTATAGAGATGACAAAAGAGATAATTTAAGAACAGAATTTTTATGTCGAGTTATTTCTGCGTCAATGGATTTTATTCACCAAGAAATAGTAGATGGTAACATAAGTTCCACTCAAGCTATTCAATGGATGAGTAAATGTCAAACATTAGCATCTATTTGGAAAATTAACAATGATCAATTAAGGATACATCAAGTTTGTCAATTATACGTGAACGGTTTTGACCGATTAGCGGATGAG GTTGTTGCAGCTGTAAATGATACCGAGAGATTAGCAGCTGATCTTTTGCCAATAGCTGGAAGACGAATGATGGCATATCTTTCAAAAACTCCTGATCTATTAGAGGAAGTTTCCCGTATAAGTCCTACGCTAACTAAATATCTAGAAAGTTTA AATGTAACCGAGGTGATTTGTACAAATTGTTCAAACGATGATACTGTTGAATTAATACGAAGAGTTTCTAGACATTTGCCCGAAGACCATTCTGAATATCGTCTTGCGCAGTTGATGTTAGATGCGACGTTTATTTATGAGGGTACAACATGA